One Gemmatimonadaceae bacterium DNA window includes the following coding sequences:
- a CDS encoding serine hydrolase gives MAASTLHVAGARAQAPSATHALQRRIQARVAELPGVTAAVYYRHLGTGETVSWNADTVFHAASTMKVPVMIEYFRAIDQGRLVPNQRVTLVNRFASIVDGSPYTLDAGDDSDSSLYQSVGREVPVRELVERMITRSSNLATNVVISLVGAPQAQATARALGASTINVRRGVEDNLAFRAGLNNTTTARDLGALFEALARGTAASPASTAEMLAILERQEFNEEIPAGLPAGTRVAHKTGWITATMHDAALVFPARGSPFVLVILTRGLPDEKTGQRLIQDIARAVWEHATAPGGGR, from the coding sequence GTGGCAGCCTCGACGCTGCACGTCGCTGGCGCCAGAGCCCAGGCGCCGTCGGCAACACACGCGCTGCAGCGACGCATCCAGGCACGGGTCGCCGAGCTACCCGGCGTCACGGCGGCGGTCTACTACCGACACCTCGGAACCGGGGAGACCGTCAGCTGGAACGCCGACACGGTCTTTCACGCGGCGAGCACGATGAAGGTCCCGGTGATGATCGAGTACTTTCGCGCCATCGACCAGGGGCGCCTGGTGCCCAACCAGCGCGTGACGCTCGTGAACCGCTTTGCCTCGATTGTCGACGGATCGCCCTACACGCTGGATGCTGGCGACGACTCGGACAGTTCGCTGTACCAGTCAGTGGGGCGCGAGGTCCCCGTGCGCGAGCTGGTCGAGCGGATGATCACGCGCTCCAGCAACCTGGCCACGAACGTCGTCATCTCACTGGTCGGGGCGCCGCAGGCGCAGGCAACGGCGCGCGCCCTGGGGGCGTCCACCATCAACGTGCGACGCGGGGTGGAGGACAACCTCGCCTTTCGCGCGGGGCTCAACAACACGACCACCGCGCGCGACCTGGGGGCGTTGTTCGAGGCGCTGGCGCGCGGGACGGCCGCGTCGCCGGCGTCGACCGCCGAGATGCTGGCCATCCTCGAGCGGCAGGAGTTCAACGAGGAGATTCCCGCCGGGCTCCCGGCCGGCACGCGCGTGGCGCACAAGACGGGCTGGATTACGGCCACCATGCACGACGCGGCGCTCGTCTTCCCGGCCAGGGGCTCGCCCTTCGTGCTGGTCATCCTCACGCGCGGCCTGCCTGACGAGAAGACGGGACAGCGCCTCATCCAGGACATTGCGCGCGCCGTGTGGGAGCACGCCACCGCGCCGGGCGGGGGTCGTTAG
- a CDS encoding OmpA family protein, which produces MSGIRKLSAAALAAMALSACATKGYVRNTVETGLSAERVARAQGDSALSGDITSVKSEVATLKTDVAALRRDLTALRTEFGAKITAMENGMKFAFPVTFAFDDASVRDEDRPQLDRFVQVVNKYYGGALVTVEGFADPAGSPRYNEALSKRRAESVASYLTQAGVQGISMRTIGLGEVRQVVQGAERDMPGAQANRRVVFVVETKGGEATTASVQ; this is translated from the coding sequence ATGAGCGGTATTCGCAAGCTGTCCGCAGCAGCGCTCGCGGCGATGGCCCTGAGCGCCTGCGCCACCAAGGGATACGTCCGCAACACCGTGGAGACCGGCCTGTCCGCGGAGCGCGTGGCCCGCGCCCAGGGAGACAGCGCGCTGTCCGGTGACATCACGTCGGTGAAGTCCGAAGTTGCCACCCTCAAGACCGACGTTGCCGCGCTGCGTCGTGACCTCACGGCGCTCCGCACCGAGTTCGGCGCCAAGATCACGGCGATGGAGAACGGGATGAAGTTCGCCTTCCCCGTCACCTTCGCGTTCGACGACGCGTCGGTTCGCGATGAAGACCGCCCGCAGCTCGATCGCTTTGTCCAGGTCGTGAACAAGTACTACGGCGGCGCGCTCGTCACCGTCGAGGGCTTCGCCGATCCGGCGGGCTCGCCGCGCTACAACGAGGCGCTCTCGAAGCGCCGCGCGGAGTCGGTGGCGTCGTACCTGACGCAGGCGGGTGTGCAGGGCATCTCGATGCGCACGATCGGCCTGGGTGAAGTCCGCCAGGTGGTGCAGGGCGCCGAGCGCGACATGCCCGGTGCGCAGGCCAACCGTCGCGTCGTCTTCGTCGTGGAGACGAAGGGCGGCGAGGCGACCACCGCCTCGGTGCAGTAA
- a CDS encoding SDR family oxidoreductase, producing MTSVFRPDLYAGSVAVITGGGSGIGFGIASLLHSLGATVVIASRNAERLEAAAMRLRDAGGTGGVHTAPLDVRDPEAVKATMARIADTHGRIDLLVNNAAGNFYVPSDQMSPNAWRAVLDIDLSGTFFCTQAVFPYMQRAGGGNVINISMTLHYRGWPLMAHATAAKAGIDALTRTLAVEWARHNIRVNAIAPGPIPTEGVRKAFTPPGGSGAADVFAVQRAMGDYAAKTIPLGRWGEPADIANAVAFLASNAGSWITGAILVVDGGEWLWKPQIPGTAT from the coding sequence ATGACCTCGGTCTTTCGTCCCGACCTGTACGCCGGTTCCGTCGCCGTCATCACGGGCGGCGGGAGCGGGATCGGCTTCGGCATCGCCTCGCTCCTCCACTCGTTAGGTGCGACGGTCGTGATCGCCAGCCGCAACGCGGAGCGGCTCGAGGCGGCGGCCATGCGGCTGCGCGACGCCGGCGGGACGGGGGGCGTGCACACCGCGCCGCTGGACGTGCGCGACCCAGAGGCGGTGAAGGCGACCATGGCGCGCATCGCCGACACCCACGGCCGCATCGACCTCCTCGTGAACAACGCCGCGGGGAACTTCTACGTCCCCTCGGACCAGATGTCGCCCAATGCGTGGCGCGCCGTGCTCGACATCGACCTGTCCGGGACCTTCTTCTGCACGCAAGCGGTCTTCCCCTACATGCAGCGTGCCGGTGGCGGCAACGTCATCAACATCTCCATGACGCTGCACTACCGCGGCTGGCCGCTGATGGCGCACGCCACCGCCGCCAAGGCGGGCATCGACGCGCTGACGCGGACGCTGGCCGTGGAGTGGGCGCGCCACAACATCCGCGTGAACGCGATTGCCCCCGGGCCCATCCCAACCGAGGGCGTGCGCAAGGCCTTCACGCCGCCTGGCGGGAGCGGCGCAGCCGACGTCTTCGCCGTGCAGCGCGCGATGGGCGACTACGCCGCGAAGACGATCCCGCTGGGTCGCTGGGGCGAGCCCGCCGACATCGCGAACGCGGTGGCGTTCCTTGCTTCGAATGCCGGGTCGTGGATCACAGGAGCAATCCTCGTGGTCGACGGGGGCGAGTGGCTATGGAAGCCCCAAATACCGGGCACCGCTACCTGA
- a CDS encoding ribonuclease HII yields MPARRSHRRTARWSRVERDARETYGELIAGIDEVGRGPLAGPVVACAVVMPSAGRRIAGVDDSKKLRPAEREVLASEILRRATGVALGAASPREIDRINIYQATALAMRRALARLARAGVTPHHVILDGKPIRTLGVAHTAVVGGDGKCYAVACASIVAKVTRDRLMARLAVRYPGFGWEQNVGYGTPAHLWALDALGATPHHRRSFCVKQLSLFVGDAGAPPQAPIHTLIAPPS; encoded by the coding sequence ATGCCGGCTCGCCGATCGCACCGGCGTACGGCACGCTGGTCGCGCGTCGAGCGCGATGCCCGGGAGACATACGGCGAGCTGATCGCCGGGATCGATGAGGTCGGACGGGGCCCCCTGGCGGGCCCCGTTGTCGCGTGCGCCGTCGTCATGCCCTCAGCCGGACGGCGCATCGCCGGGGTGGACGACTCGAAGAAGCTGCGCCCAGCGGAGCGGGAGGTGTTGGCAAGCGAGATCCTTCGGCGCGCCACCGGAGTGGCGCTGGGGGCCGCGTCGCCGCGCGAGATCGACCGCATCAACATCTACCAGGCGACGGCGCTGGCGATGCGCCGGGCGCTGGCGCGCCTGGCGAGGGCGGGGGTCACGCCGCACCACGTGATTCTCGACGGGAAGCCGATCCGCACGCTGGGGGTGGCGCACACCGCGGTGGTGGGAGGCGATGGGAAGTGCTACGCGGTGGCCTGCGCGTCGATCGTGGCCAAGGTGACGCGCGACCGGCTGATGGCGCGCCTGGCGGTGCGCTATCCGGGGTTCGGTTGGGAGCAGAACGTCGGCTACGGGACGCCGGCGCACTTGTGGGCGCTGGATGCGCTGGGGGCGACGCCGCATCACAGGCGGTCGTTTTGCGTGAAGCAGCTGTCGTTGTTCGTGGGGGACGCGGGGGCGCCGCCCCAGGCCCCCATCCACACCCTCATCGCGCCGCCATCATGA
- the rplS gene encoding 50S ribosomal protein L19, with the protein MHPFIETQKEWLREVPPFRAGDTVRVNVRVKEGDKERLQAFEGVCIARRGSGVSATFTVRKVSNGVGVERIFPVHSPMLSEITVVRRGRVRRAKLYYLRHLAGKATRIKEKKARVAVPGAEGGKA; encoded by the coding sequence ATGCATCCGTTCATCGAAACCCAGAAGGAGTGGCTCCGCGAAGTGCCGCCGTTTCGTGCCGGCGACACGGTGCGCGTCAACGTGCGCGTGAAGGAAGGCGACAAGGAGCGCCTGCAGGCGTTCGAGGGCGTGTGCATTGCCCGCCGCGGCAGCGGCGTGAGCGCAACGTTCACGGTGCGCAAGGTTTCGAACGGCGTGGGCGTCGAGCGCATCTTCCCGGTGCACTCGCCGATGCTCTCGGAGATCACTGTGGTGCGTCGCGGGCGCGTGCGCCGCGCGAAGCTCTACTATCTCCGCCACCTGGCCGGCAAGGCGACGCGCATCAAGGAGAAGAAGGCGCGCGTGGCGGTGCCGGGCGCCGAGGGCGGCAAGGCGTAA
- the trmD gene encoding tRNA (guanosine(37)-N1)-methyltransferase TrmD has protein sequence MSPLRITIVTIFPDFFRIPLELSIPAKAAAAGSVEYRLVDLRDYTHDRHRTVDDYPYGGGAGMVMKPGPFFEAVESLGCRAPIVLLSPRGRTFAQQDAARFAAGDELTLLCGHYKDVDQRVAEHLATEELSLGDFVLSGGEPAALAIVDAVVRLLPGAMSDHESARTDSFHETRMISAPSYTRPPDFRGLTVPEVLLSGNHGEIARWRRAEGERLTAARDEALARARGACAEREKGEAQASGLQLPGGERNSP, from the coding sequence GTGAGCCCGCTCCGCATAACGATCGTCACGATCTTCCCCGACTTCTTCCGCATCCCGCTCGAACTGTCCATCCCGGCCAAGGCGGCGGCCGCGGGGAGCGTCGAGTATCGCCTGGTGGACCTGCGCGACTACACGCACGACCGCCACCGCACGGTGGACGACTATCCGTACGGCGGTGGCGCCGGGATGGTGATGAAGCCGGGGCCGTTCTTCGAGGCGGTGGAGTCGTTAGGCTGCCGGGCGCCGATCGTCCTCCTCTCGCCGCGCGGGCGAACGTTCGCTCAGCAGGACGCGGCGCGCTTCGCCGCGGGTGACGAGCTAACGCTCCTCTGTGGGCACTACAAGGACGTGGACCAGCGCGTGGCCGAGCACCTGGCTACCGAAGAACTCTCGCTCGGCGACTTCGTCCTGAGCGGCGGGGAGCCGGCGGCGCTCGCGATCGTCGATGCCGTGGTGCGGCTCCTCCCCGGGGCGATGTCGGATCACGAGAGCGCGCGCACCGATTCGTTCCACGAGACACGGATGATCAGTGCGCCGAGTTACACACGCCCGCCGGACTTCCGCGGACTCACGGTCCCCGAGGTCCTCCTCTCGGGCAATCACGGCGAGATCGCGCGTTGGCGCCGGGCCGAGGGAGAGCGACTCACCGCGGCGCGTGACGAGGCATTGGCGCGTGCGCGGGGCGCGTGCGCGGAGCGGGAGAAAGGCGAGGCGCAGGCCTCGGGACTCCAACTGCCGGGAGGCGAGCGAAACTCGCCGTAG
- the rimM gene encoding ribosome maturation factor RimM, producing MSSSSRGSATHAIVGRVRRAHGVRGELVVEVMTDAPDAIFAPGARLLAGTTAGDLAPNGKALHVDDARPFKDGLLVTFEEITDRTEAELWRERYLLVPMEELEPLQDDEVYLHQLVGLEVQRTDGSTIGTVSGFFELAHGLLLEIRRTGATDTVLMPYREEFIAGVDVERGVLVVDAPEGLFE from the coding sequence ATGTCCTCGTCGTCCCGCGGGAGCGCCACGCACGCCATCGTTGGACGTGTGCGCCGCGCCCACGGGGTGCGCGGGGAGCTGGTGGTCGAAGTGATGACGGATGCGCCGGACGCGATCTTCGCGCCCGGCGCACGTCTTTTAGCCGGCACGACCGCCGGCGACCTGGCGCCGAACGGGAAGGCGTTGCACGTGGACGACGCGCGCCCCTTCAAGGACGGCCTCCTCGTCACCTTCGAGGAGATCACCGACCGGACCGAGGCGGAGCTGTGGCGCGAGCGCTACCTCCTGGTCCCCATGGAGGAACTCGAGCCGCTCCAGGACGACGAGGTCTACCTGCACCAGCTCGTTGGACTGGAGGTGCAGCGCACGGACGGCAGCACGATCGGCACGGTCTCCGGCTTTTTCGAGTTGGCGCATGGGCTCCTGCTGGAGATCCGGCGCACCGGCGCGACCGACACCGTCCTGATGCCGTATCGCGAGGAGTTCATCGCCGGCGTGGACGTGGAGCGCGGCGTGCTCGTCGTCGACGCGCCGGAGGGGCTGTTCGAGTGA
- the rpsP gene encoding 30S ribosomal protein S16: protein MVRIRLRREGRKKSPMYRIVVADSRSPREGRFIEIIGTYQPRKSEGAVELKQDRANYWLDVGAQPSDTVRSILRRAGILKARHEARLATKLQAAAVPLAEGEKGAE, encoded by the coding sequence ATGGTTCGCATTCGACTCCGCCGCGAAGGACGCAAGAAGAGCCCGATGTACCGCATCGTCGTCGCCGACTCGCGCTCCCCGCGCGAAGGGCGCTTCATCGAGATCATCGGGACCTACCAGCCCCGCAAGTCCGAGGGGGCGGTGGAGCTCAAGCAGGATCGCGCCAACTACTGGCTCGACGTCGGCGCGCAGCCGAGCGACACGGTGCGCTCGATCCTCCGTCGTGCAGGGATCCTGAAGGCTCGCCACGAGGCGCGCCTGGCCACGAAGCTGCAGGCCGCCGCCGTCCCGCTGGCCGAGGGCGAGAAGGGCGCCGAGTAA
- the ffh gene encoding signal recognition particle protein, producing the protein MFDELSDKISGVFAKLRGRGVLTESDIKEGLREVRRVLLEADVNFQLTREFLERVEKKAVGVTQLKTVQPAQQLVKIVYDELTAMLGERREPLKLSSVPPTVVMMVGLQGSGKTTSAAKLARKLKGEGRPTRLVAADVYRPAAIDQLETLGASLEVPVYADRSTKDVVRIARAGIDEGKRARDRVVILDTAGRLQIDDEMMQELVRLKEAVRPEEILFVADGMTGQDAVRIAEGFNKALGVTGVILTKMDGDARGGAALSIYGVLKKPIKYIGVGEKPDALEEFHPERMAGRILQMGDVVSLVEKAQEAFDASEARKLEKKVRKEGLDLEDFLTAMKQMQKLGPMESILKMLPGVSSKMLKGANMDPKRLKHVEAIVLSMTREERKTPNLINGSRRARIAKGSGRPINEVNRLLEQFRDMQKMMKKAASGGRMGMPPGLMGR; encoded by the coding sequence ATGTTTGACGAGCTTTCAGACAAGATTTCTGGCGTCTTCGCCAAGCTCCGCGGCCGCGGTGTCCTGACCGAGTCGGACATCAAGGAAGGGCTGCGGGAAGTGCGTCGCGTGCTCCTCGAGGCCGACGTGAACTTCCAGCTCACGCGCGAGTTCCTGGAGCGCGTGGAGAAGAAGGCGGTCGGCGTCACGCAGCTCAAGACGGTGCAGCCGGCGCAGCAGCTCGTGAAGATCGTCTACGACGAACTCACGGCGATGCTCGGCGAGCGCCGCGAGCCGCTCAAGCTCTCCTCGGTCCCGCCCACGGTCGTCATGATGGTCGGGCTGCAGGGCTCCGGGAAGACGACGTCGGCCGCCAAGCTCGCCCGCAAGCTCAAGGGCGAAGGGCGCCCGACCCGCCTGGTGGCGGCCGACGTCTATCGCCCCGCCGCCATCGACCAGCTGGAGACGTTAGGCGCGTCGCTCGAGGTCCCGGTCTACGCCGATCGCTCCACGAAGGATGTGGTGAGGATCGCCCGCGCCGGCATCGACGAGGGGAAACGCGCCCGCGACCGCGTCGTGATCCTCGACACCGCCGGCCGCCTGCAGATCGACGACGAGATGATGCAGGAGCTGGTGCGCCTCAAGGAGGCGGTCCGCCCCGAAGAGATCCTCTTCGTCGCCGACGGCATGACCGGCCAGGACGCCGTGCGCATCGCCGAGGGGTTCAACAAGGCGTTAGGCGTCACCGGCGTCATCCTCACCAAGATGGACGGCGACGCCCGTGGCGGTGCGGCGCTCTCGATCTACGGCGTCCTCAAGAAGCCCATCAAGTACATCGGCGTGGGCGAGAAGCCGGACGCGCTCGAGGAGTTCCACCCCGAGCGCATGGCCGGCCGCATCCTGCAGATGGGCGACGTGGTCTCGCTCGTCGAGAAGGCACAGGAAGCGTTCGATGCCTCCGAGGCCAGGAAGCTGGAGAAGAAGGTCCGCAAGGAAGGTCTCGATCTCGAGGACTTTCTCACCGCCATGAAGCAGATGCAGAAGCTCGGCCCCATGGAGAGCATCCTCAAGATGTTGCCAGGGGTCAGCAGCAAGATGCTGAAGGGGGCCAACATGGACCCCAAACGCCTGAAGCATGTCGAGGCAATCGTCCTCTCGATGACCAGGGAAGAGCGCAAGACTCCCAACCTGATCAACGGTTCGCGCCGCGCCCGCATCGCCAAGGGGAGCGGGCGCCCGATCAACGAGGTCAATCGCCTGCTGGAGCAGTTCCGCGACATGCAGAAGATGATGAAGAAGGCCGCGAGTGGCGGCCGGATGGGTATGCCACCGGGACTTATGGGGAGATGA
- the lon gene encoding endopeptidase La, giving the protein MSRPQRRDEILGQELPPTLPLMALRSTIVYPLGTIAVQMGAPENLALLRANEDPGLIVALVVATGDVDDAIDNRKFIGRVGVAARVHERINLPGDTVQITLQGLRRITIESVEQEEPFVISGVRAAKELPADPDELDDLVARIVSAAETLADLVDRIPDEVPQILKMNVSDPGRFADLAATNMNFRISDKDEVLQRLDVGQRLRFILSRLEREVARARVMEDVKKQTEVKIEQHQREFYLRQQLRAIQAELGETDPGEKEAIELLKKIDDARLPERVGQEARRETERLRMLSPASSEYQVIRTYLDWILSLPWHKQSGDAEIALTKVEEALDGRHYGLHEAKERIVEFLAVRKLRGGDSHGPILCFVGPPGTGKTSLGEAIAKAIGREFYRISVGGVRDEAEVRGHRRTYVGAMPGLLLQALRRVGVSDPVLMIDEIDKMSGGGASGDPTAAMLEVLDPAQNHDFVDHYLNLPYDLSRSLFICTANNLFDIPAPLRDRMEVIRIAGYTVEEKVEIAWRYLLPRLLEEHGITDKDIQFTDEVLGFISSRYSREAGLRNFERNIATIMRKRARKKAEGEEGAWVVDSALVEQHLGAPKYAAEEAEKEPEIGAVTGLAWTSNGGDIMTIEALRMPGTGKLTVTGQLGDVMRESVDAAMSFVRSRADSLGVTPQDLKESDLHIHFPAGAVPKDGPSAGVAVTLAIGSVLSRRPVRRDVAMTGEVTLRGKVLEIGGVKEKTLAAYRAGLREVILPAGNSKDLRDVPDEVRGNMAFTFVSGMDEVFRLALMEHATTTLADAPPDEPTRSMGAAQPGAATKT; this is encoded by the coding sequence ATGTCCCGTCCCCAGCGTCGCGACGAAATTCTCGGCCAGGAACTTCCGCCAACGCTCCCGCTCATGGCGTTGCGGTCCACGATCGTCTATCCGCTCGGCACGATCGCGGTGCAGATGGGGGCCCCGGAGAACCTCGCCCTGCTGCGCGCCAACGAGGACCCCGGCCTCATCGTCGCCCTCGTCGTTGCAACTGGCGACGTGGACGATGCCATCGACAACCGGAAGTTCATTGGGCGCGTGGGGGTCGCGGCGCGCGTGCACGAACGCATCAACCTCCCGGGCGACACCGTCCAGATCACGCTGCAGGGGCTTCGCCGCATCACCATCGAGTCGGTGGAACAGGAGGAGCCGTTCGTCATCTCGGGGGTGCGCGCGGCCAAGGAACTCCCCGCCGATCCGGACGAACTCGACGATCTCGTGGCGCGCATCGTCAGCGCCGCCGAGACGCTGGCCGATCTCGTGGACCGCATCCCGGACGAGGTCCCGCAGATTCTCAAGATGAATGTCTCCGACCCGGGGCGCTTTGCCGACCTCGCGGCGACGAACATGAACTTCCGGATCAGCGACAAGGACGAAGTGCTGCAGCGGCTTGATGTGGGGCAGCGACTGCGCTTCATCCTTTCGCGTTTGGAGCGCGAGGTGGCGCGCGCCCGCGTGATGGAGGACGTGAAGAAGCAGACCGAGGTCAAGATCGAGCAGCACCAGCGCGAGTTCTATCTCCGTCAGCAGCTACGCGCGATCCAGGCCGAGCTGGGCGAGACCGACCCCGGCGAGAAGGAGGCGATCGAGCTCCTCAAGAAGATCGACGACGCCAGGCTCCCCGAGCGCGTGGGGCAGGAGGCGCGGCGCGAGACCGAGCGGCTGCGCATGCTCTCGCCGGCGTCGAGCGAGTACCAGGTGATCCGCACCTATCTCGACTGGATCCTGTCGCTGCCGTGGCACAAGCAATCGGGGGACGCCGAGATCGCGCTCACCAAGGTCGAGGAGGCGCTCGACGGGCGGCACTACGGGCTGCACGAGGCCAAGGAGCGGATCGTGGAGTTCCTCGCCGTGCGCAAGCTGCGCGGCGGCGACTCGCACGGGCCGATCCTCTGCTTCGTGGGGCCGCCGGGGACGGGGAAGACGTCGTTAGGCGAGGCGATCGCCAAGGCCATCGGGCGCGAGTTCTACCGCATCTCCGTGGGCGGGGTGCGCGACGAAGCCGAGGTGCGCGGCCACCGGCGCACCTACGTGGGGGCCATGCCCGGGCTCCTGTTGCAGGCGCTGCGGCGCGTTGGGGTGAGCGACCCGGTCCTGATGATCGACGAGATCGACAAGATGTCGGGGGGCGGCGCCTCGGGCGACCCGACGGCGGCCATGCTCGAAGTGCTGGACCCGGCGCAGAATCACGACTTCGTCGACCACTACCTGAACCTCCCGTACGACCTCTCGCGCTCGCTCTTCATCTGCACGGCCAACAACCTCTTCGACATCCCCGCCCCGTTGCGCGACCGCATGGAGGTCATCCGCATCGCCGGCTACACGGTGGAGGAGAAGGTGGAGATTGCGTGGCGCTATCTCCTGCCGCGCCTCCTCGAGGAGCACGGGATCACCGACAAGGACATCCAGTTCACCGACGAGGTGCTGGGCTTCATCTCGTCGCGCTACTCGCGTGAGGCGGGGCTGCGCAACTTCGAGCGCAACATCGCCACCATCATGCGCAAGCGCGCGCGCAAGAAGGCCGAGGGGGAGGAAGGGGCGTGGGTGGTGGACAGTGCCCTCGTCGAACAGCACCTGGGCGCCCCCAAGTACGCGGCGGAGGAGGCCGAGAAGGAGCCCGAGATCGGCGCGGTGACGGGGCTGGCGTGGACCTCGAATGGCGGTGACATCATGACCATCGAGGCGCTGCGCATGCCGGGGACCGGAAAGCTGACCGTGACCGGGCAACTGGGCGACGTGATGCGCGAGTCGGTGGACGCGGCGATGTCGTTCGTGCGCTCGCGCGCCGATTCGTTAGGCGTGACGCCGCAGGACCTCAAGGAGAGCGACCTGCACATCCACTTCCCCGCTGGCGCCGTCCCCAAGGATGGTCCCAGCGCCGGCGTGGCGGTGACGCTCGCCATTGGCTCCGTCCTGAGCCGCCGCCCCGTGCGCCGCGACGTGGCGATGACCGGCGAAGTGACGCTGCGCGGCAAGGTGCTGGAGATCGGCGGGGTGAAGGAGAAGACGCTCGCCGCCTATCGCGCGGGGTTACGCGAGGTGATCCTCCCCGCCGGCAACTCGAAGGACCTGCGCGACGTGCCGGACGAGGTGCGGGGGAACATGGCGTTCACCTTCGTGAGCGGGATGGACGAAGTGTTTCGGTTGGCGCTGATGGAGCACGCGACGACGACGCTGGCCGATGCCCCGCCGGATGAGCCGACGAGGAGCATGGGGGCGGCGCAGCCGGGGGCGGCGACGAAGACGTGA